The genome window TACCCGATACCGGAATAAAAGATTTCACAACTCGACCGGAAATGTCATACACCGTTAATGAAACTTCGGATTTCGGATTTAGAAATGCGGATTTGTTTAGATTTTTTAATTTAATTAAACATTGATCACGGAATGGATTGGGGGACACTTCAAATTTAAAGGGTTGACTTATGAGTTTCTCTCCCTGGATTCCCTGTTCCATTGCCGCATAGACATTTATAGAGTCTCTTAAATCTGGATTGTGAATTGACCAGACTTTCAGATTCACGACCTCTGTTCCCCATACATTGGGCATTGTATATATTGATATATCAATTCCAGTATCAACTGCTCCAGGGGTTAGATAATCATAAAGTATTATCCCAGGCTCTGCGCACTGTCCACCTGCGCAGTATATTTCAAACCATCCCGGCACACTATCAATTACGCGACAATCAAAGGCATAACTATCAGGCTGGGAGCCGGTATTAGTGAGACGGAAATAATAGACAAAATAATCAGTACCGGTCTGGAATGTATCGCTTGTGCAGACAAAATTAAAATTATATTGAGCAGATAATGGAA of candidate division WOR-3 bacterium contains these proteins:
- a CDS encoding T9SS type A sorting domain-containing protein — its product is MRIKILILSLMVTFPLSAQYNFNFVCTSDTFQTGTDYFVYYFRLTNTGSQPDSYAFDCRVIDSVPGWFEIYCAGGQCAEPGIILYDYLTPGAVDTGIDISIYTMPNVWGTEVVNLKVWSIHNPDLRDSINVYAAMEQGIQGEKLISQPFKFEVSPNPFRDQCLIKLKNLNKSAFLNPKSEVSLTVYDISGRVVKSFIPVSGIVNRESCIIWSGDDNFDRSVPEGIYFIEVKNGENKICRKVVKVK